One window of the Leishmania infantum JPCM5 genome chromosome 28 genome contains the following:
- a CDS encoding glycerol-3-phosphate dehydrogenase (FAD-dependent), mitochondrial produces the protein MAATAVKYVIGAGVAVFGGMVGFSYTNPAWTQRRFDTSKCPPLKYETVPTREMCVQALKAHNSVTNPLDVLIIGGGCVGAGSALDAVTRGLSVGMVDMGDYAGETSSRSTKLIHGGIRYLQKAVFQADPMQLKLVAEALRERTIMIHQAPHLCHSLPTLVPCYHPIDIGMYWCGAKMYDLMAAFYGGTLEYSSFLFPYEVMKAYPKLRKMDQDNNALLGAVRYYDGQMNDARLCYSVAMTAACYGAATVNYARVKQMEVVKDDKGDELVRAIIEESIARKTIEVYSRSIINAGGPFSGEVEKLAKGAERQLDMFPAAGTHIVIDRKYCPREREAMVVPSNDGRVVFAIPWLGGCLLGTTDHTCDVQSNPPVPQADVDFLLENIRPFIGSVPPEAVKSAWTGIRPLAIPKAQKLRGGGTQNIVREHVIAVDPKSHVLNITGGKWTTYRKMAEEAVDELQRTLMKGKADFKPCCTMNLVLVGARNLDKVASTAPLGIPEDVHKHWRSNYGDRYGEVMAVATKDSKLMARLAKDSPVVEAEVVYAAQGEHCEHVMDFIARRTRIAFVNAEQAEQVVPRVTELMGQVKGWGNSKRNAERAAAYSALASFQGR, from the coding sequence ATGGCCGCTACCGCCGTGAAATACGTtatcggcgccggcgtggccGTCTTCGGTGGGATGGTGGGCTTCAGCTACACAAACCCCGCCTGGACGCAGCGCAGATTTGACACAAGCAAGTGTCCGCCGCTGAAGTACGAGACTGTGCCGACGCGCGAGAtgtgcgtgcaggcgctgaaGGCGCACAACTCGGTGACGAACCCGCTTGACGTGCTGATCATTGGCGGCGGATGCGTCGGCGCTGGGTCTGCCCTGGACGCCGTCACGCGCGGCTTGTCGGTCGGCATGGTGGACATGGGCGACTACGCTGGTGAGACGAGCAGTCGCAGCACGAAGCTCATCCATGGCGGTATCCGCTACCTGCAGAAGGCTGTTTTTCAGGCGGACCCCATGCAGCTGAAGCTTGTGgctgaggcgctgcgcgagcgcacCATCATGATCCACCAGGCTCCACACTTGTGCCACAGTCTGCCAACACTGGTGCCGTGCTATCACCCGATCGATATTGGCATGTACTGGTGTGGTGCGAAGATGTACGACCTCATGGCCGCTTTTTATGGTGGCACCCTGGAATACTCTAGCTTCCTCTTTCCCTACGAGGTGATGAAAGCTTATCCGAAGCTGAGGAAGATGGATCAGGACAACAACGCCCTCCTCGGCGCTGTGCGCTACTATGACGGACAGATGAATGACGCACGGCTCTGCTACTCGGTGGCCATGACGGCAGCTTGctacggcgccgccacggtgaACTACGCCAGGGTGAAGCAGATGGAGGTGGTGAAGGACGACAAGGGCGATGAGCTGGTGCGCGCCATCATCGAGGAAAGCATCGCCAGGAAGACGATCGAGGTATACAGCAGGTCTATCATCAACGCAGGTGGTCCCTTCAGCGGCGAGGTCGAGAAGCTTGCAAAGGGTGCCGAAAGGCAGCTCGACATGTTCCCGGCCGCTGGCACGCATATCGTGATTGACCGCAAGTACTGCCCGAGGGAGCGCGAGGCGATGGTCGTGCCATCGAACGACGGCCGCGTCGTCTTTGCCATTCCGTGGCTCGGTGGCTGCCTGCTTGGCACCACAGACCACACGTGTGACGTGCAGTCCAACCCGCCGGTGCCACAAGCGGACGTGGACTTCCTCCTAGAGAACATCAGACCCTTCATcggcagcgtgccgccgGAGGCAGTGAAATCCGCGTGGACCGGCATTCGCCCGCTCGCGATTCCGAAGGCGCAGAAGCtgaggggcggcggcacgcagaACATCGTGCGCGAGCACGTCATCGCGGTGGATCCGAAGTCGCACGTGCTGAACATCACCGGCGGGAAGTGGACAACTTACCGTAAGatggcagaggaggcggtggacgaATTGCAGAGGACTCTCATGAAAGGCAAGGCCGACTTCAAGCCCTGCTGTACTATGAACCTGGTGCTCGTGGGTGCGCGGAATCTTGACAAAGTCGCGTCCACCGCCCCCTTGGGCATCCCTGAGGACGTGCATAAGCACTGGCGCTCCAACTACGGTGATCGCTACGGCGAGGTGATGGCCGTTGCCACGAAGGACTCCAAGCTGATGGCGCGCCTGGCGAAGGACTCGCCAGTGGTCGAGGCCGAGGTTGTCTATGCGGCTCAGGGAGAACACTGCGAGCACGTCATGGACTTCATCGCTCGCCGCACCCGGATAGCCTTTGTGAACGCCGAGCAGGCGGAGCAGGTGGTGCCACGTGTGACAGAGCTCATGGGGCAAGTTAAGGGTTGGGGGAACTCGAAGCGCAATGCGGAGAGGGCGGCCGCTTACTccgccctcgcctccttcCAGGGCAGGTAG